A genome region from Streptomyces antimycoticus includes the following:
- a CDS encoding carbohydrate ABC transporter permease translates to MASVSTPARRAAAGSRRAGSRRAAATDRRRSPGGAGWLFATPFLVFFTLFLLVPIGIGLWMSFTDASLTGHGDGVFVGLDNYTEAFGDSQVWQTLGNTVWFTVLTTVPLVIVALVMALLVYTGMPGQWLWRLAFFASHLLPVAVVYQVWSMLFQPDRGMLNSVLQTFGMDGIAWLTDEKFAMWSIGLVTLWWTVGFNFLLYLAALQAIPDHLYEAAALDGAGAWRRLWSVTLPQLRRTTALIAVLQVMASLKVFDQIYLLTKGGPNGATRPILEYIYDTGFTNYRLGYASAVSYVFFGIIIILSLAQLKIFSRRED, encoded by the coding sequence ATGGCTTCCGTCTCCACGCCCGCGCGGCGGGCCGCGGCCGGATCCCGGCGCGCCGGATCCCGACGGGCCGCCGCCACCGACCGGCGACGGTCCCCGGGCGGCGCCGGGTGGCTCTTCGCCACCCCCTTCCTGGTCTTCTTCACGCTCTTCCTCCTCGTGCCGATCGGCATCGGCCTGTGGATGAGCTTCACCGACGCCAGCCTGACCGGACACGGTGACGGTGTCTTCGTCGGCCTGGACAACTACACCGAGGCGTTCGGCGACAGCCAGGTGTGGCAGACCCTCGGCAACACGGTCTGGTTCACCGTCCTGACCACCGTCCCCCTCGTGATCGTCGCCCTGGTGATGGCCCTGCTGGTGTACACGGGGATGCCGGGGCAGTGGCTGTGGCGGCTGGCCTTCTTCGCCTCGCATCTGCTGCCGGTGGCGGTGGTCTATCAGGTCTGGAGCATGCTGTTCCAGCCGGACCGGGGGATGCTCAACAGCGTGCTCCAGACGTTCGGGATGGACGGGATCGCCTGGCTGACGGACGAAAAATTCGCGATGTGGTCCATCGGGCTGGTGACCCTGTGGTGGACGGTGGGATTCAACTTCCTGCTCTACCTGGCCGCGTTGCAGGCGATCCCCGACCACCTCTACGAGGCGGCCGCGCTCGACGGCGCCGGTGCGTGGCGCCGGCTGTGGTCGGTCACCCTCCCCCAGCTGCGCCGGACCACCGCGCTGATCGCGGTGTTGCAGGTGATGGCGTCGCTGAAGGTGTTCGACCAGATCTATCTGCTGACCAAAGGCGGCCCGAACGGGGCCACCCGGCCGATCCTGGAGTACATCTACGACACCGGCTTCACCAACTACCGGCTCGGCTACGCCTCTGCGGTGTCGTACGTGTTCTTCGGGATCATCATCATCCTCTCGCTCGCCCAGCTGAAGATCTTCTCGCGCAGGGAGGACTGA
- a CDS encoding carbohydrate ABC transporter permease, protein MTVLWLVPFGWGVDTSFKTEVDASASGADWIPKAGFTLDAYRTILGQGNLPVWAVNSVVIAVCVTAITVTISAMAAYAFSRTLFRGRRVLFAVTIASIMVPPQILIVPLFRQMLAMNLVDTYAAVILPQVVAPAMVFILKKFFDGIPRELEEAARIDGAGSFRVFWSVVLPLSRPILAAVAIFVFINTWNNFLWPFISTSDPQLMTLPVGLSTVKDSTGLRNAQESAASILGSIPLLIVFMLFQRQIVRSVATTGLGGQ, encoded by the coding sequence ATGACGGTGCTCTGGCTGGTGCCGTTCGGCTGGGGCGTGGACACCTCGTTCAAGACGGAGGTCGACGCGAGCGCGTCGGGCGCCGACTGGATCCCCAAGGCGGGCTTCACCCTCGACGCCTACCGGACCATCCTCGGTCAGGGCAATCTCCCGGTGTGGGCGGTCAACAGCGTCGTGATCGCCGTGTGCGTCACGGCGATCACCGTGACCATCTCGGCGATGGCGGCGTACGCCTTCTCGCGTACGCTCTTCCGCGGCCGCCGGGTTCTCTTCGCCGTCACCATCGCCTCGATCATGGTGCCGCCGCAGATCCTGATCGTGCCGCTCTTCCGGCAGATGCTCGCGATGAACCTCGTCGACACCTACGCGGCGGTGATCCTGCCGCAGGTGGTGGCGCCCGCGATGGTGTTCATCCTGAAGAAGTTCTTCGACGGCATTCCGCGTGAGCTGGAGGAGGCGGCCCGGATCGATGGGGCGGGCAGCTTCCGGGTGTTCTGGAGTGTGGTGCTGCCGCTCTCCCGGCCGATCCTGGCGGCCGTGGCGATATTCGTCTTCATCAACACCTGGAACAACTTCCTCTGGCCGTTCATCAGCACCAGCGATCCGCAGCTGATGACGCTGCCGGTGGGGCTGTCGACCGTGAAGGACTCCACGGGGCTGCGGAACGCCCAGGAGTCGGCCGCCTCGATCCTCGGCTCCATCCCGCTGCTGATCGTCTTCATGCTGTTCCAGCGTCAGATCGTCAGGTCGGTGGCCACCACGGGTTTGGGAGGTCAGTGA
- a CDS encoding SUMF1/EgtB/PvdO family nonheme iron enzyme: protein MLHGLLNEESINSLQGQEYRDRIQRIEKALTDAADGDLSLKELAEWAVGHRDWNVRRLAVETLAARFVDAPEARAAITEAIHDDVDWVAFTAIKVAGEHRVPEAVAHMIRISGWPSNFTKPAYARKPVGCGAAFTKRALLDFFESTDPDELRELEDRHFARLRATVDSARREPDLRDAVLIPAGPFIAGARVNDIGPFQMDNTDNPLRVEELPAYYIDRTTVTNARYAEFLDAVGGSREFAHPDEPNGKDYTPAHWHDPRFNGPGFPVVGVDWYDAYAFARWAGGRLPSENEWEKAARGTDGRIYPWGDEWSNDKAQSVFTAYGRDDIRNLAELEELLVTTTVSWPERPVAAADSHPAGASPYGVLNMAGNVWELTRTNFFTRADMAPFFKGRAGQEFMNRPEAFHVLRGGTWTSPPVCLSTFYRGKDLLTDRHNEVGFRCVYDASGK, encoded by the coding sequence ATGCTGCACGGACTCTTGAACGAGGAATCGATAAACTCCCTTCAAGGCCAGGAGTATCGTGATCGGATCCAGCGGATAGAAAAGGCGCTGACCGATGCCGCCGACGGCGACCTCTCGCTGAAGGAACTGGCCGAGTGGGCGGTCGGGCACCGGGACTGGAACGTCAGGCGCCTCGCCGTGGAGACCCTCGCCGCCCGGTTCGTCGACGCGCCCGAGGCACGGGCGGCTATCACCGAGGCGATCCACGACGACGTCGACTGGGTGGCCTTCACCGCCATCAAGGTCGCCGGCGAGCACCGGGTCCCGGAGGCGGTGGCCCACATGATCCGCATCTCCGGCTGGCCCAGCAACTTCACCAAGCCCGCCTACGCCCGCAAACCCGTGGGCTGCGGTGCCGCCTTCACCAAGCGCGCCCTGCTCGACTTCTTCGAGTCCACCGATCCGGACGAGCTCCGCGAGCTGGAGGACCGCCACTTCGCCCGGCTGCGGGCCACGGTGGACTCCGCCAGACGCGAACCGGACCTGCGCGATGCCGTGCTGATTCCGGCCGGGCCCTTCATCGCCGGGGCCCGGGTGAACGACATCGGTCCCTTCCAGATGGACAACACCGACAATCCGCTGCGCGTCGAGGAACTTCCCGCGTATTACATCGACCGGACCACGGTGACCAACGCCCGGTACGCGGAATTCCTGGACGCGGTGGGTGGCTCCAGGGAGTTCGCCCACCCCGATGAGCCCAACGGCAAGGACTACACCCCGGCGCATTGGCACGATCCCCGGTTCAACGGGCCGGGCTTCCCGGTGGTCGGGGTCGACTGGTACGACGCCTATGCGTTCGCCCGCTGGGCCGGAGGCAGGCTGCCCTCGGAGAACGAATGGGAGAAGGCCGCCCGCGGAACCGACGGCCGGATCTACCCATGGGGCGACGAATGGAGCAATGACAAGGCACAAAGCGTCTTCACGGCATACGGCCGCGACGACATCCGGAATCTCGCGGAACTGGAGGAGCTGCTCGTCACCACCACCGTCTCCTGGCCCGAGCGCCCGGTGGCGGCGGCCGACTCCCATCCGGCCGGCGCGAGCCCCTACGGCGTCCTCAACATGGCGGGGAACGTCTGGGAGCTCACCCGTACCAATTTCTTCACCCGGGCCGATATGGCCCCCTTCTTCAAGGGGCGTGCGGGGCAGGAATTCATGAACCGTCCCGAGGCTTTCCATGTGCTGCGCGGTGGGACGTGGACCTCGCCTCCGGTCTGCCTGTCGACCTTCTACCGAGGTAAGGACCTGCTCACCGACCGGCACAACGAAGTCGGCTTTCGCTGCGTATACGACGCTTCTGGAAAGTGA
- a CDS encoding class II aldolase/adducin family protein → MPDGGERDVLRQSLVEGIHLLAELGYSEGIAGHVSVRDPEDPDAYWVNPFGLDFHHVRVDDLLLVGAQGTVLEGSGELNPSVDPLHGELHRNRPDLVAFAHTHAMYGKTWSSLGRLLDPITQDACVLYRRHGLYDRFTGLVNARQEGKEVIEAMGDGTAVIMQNHGFLTGGRSLGEAIWLFIVMERAAASQLMAEAVGTPRLIPHETALETGRALARLEFADRQYRNLYETTCRRGK, encoded by the coding sequence ATGCCGGATGGAGGCGAGCGCGATGTGCTGCGGCAGTCTCTGGTGGAGGGCATCCATCTGCTCGCGGAGCTGGGCTACAGCGAGGGCATCGCGGGCCATGTGAGCGTACGCGACCCGGAGGACCCGGATGCCTACTGGGTCAATCCCTTCGGTCTGGACTTCCACCATGTGAGGGTCGACGATCTGCTCCTCGTCGGGGCGCAGGGCACCGTCCTGGAGGGCTCGGGCGAGCTCAATCCCTCGGTGGACCCCCTCCATGGTGAACTGCATCGCAACCGGCCGGACCTGGTGGCCTTCGCCCATACCCACGCGATGTACGGCAAGACCTGGTCGTCCCTGGGCCGACTGCTCGATCCGATCACTCAGGACGCCTGCGTCCTCTACCGGCGGCACGGCCTGTACGACCGGTTCACCGGTCTGGTCAACGCGCGCCAGGAGGGCAAGGAGGTCATCGAGGCCATGGGCGACGGCACTGCCGTGATCATGCAGAATCATGGCTTCCTGACCGGGGGCCGCTCCCTGGGCGAGGCGATCTGGCTGTTCATCGTGATGGAACGGGCCGCCGCGTCCCAGCTGATGGCCGAGGCCGTCGGCACGCCGCGGCTGATCCCGCACGAGACGGCCCTGGAGACCGGACGTGCGCTGGCCAGGCTCGAATTCGCCGACCGGCAGTACCGGAATCTGTACGAGACGACCTGCCGGCGCGGGAAGTGA
- a CDS encoding LLM class flavin-dependent oxidoreductase, producing the protein MKVGLNFLPTVGPGEMPAERFYDEIIELSELADRLSFSHVKLVEHHFHEWGGYSPDPVALLSAIARRTTRVRLVTGAVTPAFTHPIKLAASLSVLDNLSHGRLDAGFGRAFLPSEFEAFGVDMADSRALLEENVEAVERLWTDEGFRWEGRFHRFGPLPAMLPRPAQLPRPPVFIAATTSPETFTWAASKGYHLMIIPVVASHEKLTGLLDLYRATRIEHGHSPTSDCMSATTAMWRRARTRRWREPRSTTPRTGTNSLRLTGVGAASPRTSTRAMSAWNRRLARPRWPV; encoded by the coding sequence ATGAAGGTCGGGCTCAACTTCCTTCCCACCGTGGGCCCCGGCGAGATGCCGGCCGAGCGGTTCTACGACGAGATCATCGAACTCAGCGAGCTGGCCGACCGGCTCTCCTTCAGCCATGTGAAGCTGGTCGAGCACCACTTCCACGAGTGGGGCGGATACAGCCCGGACCCGGTGGCGCTGCTGTCGGCCATCGCCCGGCGGACCACCCGGGTACGGCTGGTGACCGGGGCGGTCACCCCCGCGTTCACCCACCCCATCAAGCTGGCCGCCTCACTGTCGGTCCTCGACAACCTCTCCCACGGCCGCCTCGACGCCGGGTTCGGCCGGGCGTTCCTGCCCTCGGAGTTCGAGGCGTTCGGGGTGGACATGGCCGACAGCCGGGCTCTGCTGGAGGAGAACGTCGAGGCCGTCGAGCGGCTGTGGACGGACGAGGGCTTCCGCTGGGAGGGCCGCTTCCACCGCTTCGGCCCGCTGCCGGCGATGCTGCCCCGCCCCGCGCAGCTGCCCCGGCCACCGGTGTTCATCGCCGCCACCACCTCTCCGGAGACCTTCACCTGGGCCGCGTCCAAGGGGTACCACCTCATGATCATCCCGGTGGTGGCCAGCCATGAGAAGCTCACCGGGCTTCTCGATCTGTACCGCGCCACCCGGATCGAGCACGGCCACTCCCCGACTTCCGACTGCATGTCAGCTACCACTGCTATGTGGCGGAGAGCCAGGACGAGGCGGTGGCGCGAGCCGAGGAGCACTACGCCGCGTACCGGGACAAACAGCTTGAGGCTTACGGGAGTTGGCGCGGCATCACCTCGGACCAGTACCAGGGCTATGAGCGCATGGAACAGGCGGCTCGCACGACCACGGTGGCCGGTCTGA
- a CDS encoding condensation domain-containing protein produces MTASGDPVPLSPQQEWIWESMRFMNPDDAAMTRTNVCLAFTLRGPLDTGRLERALADVRRRHEALRTSLSDLGTAPHTHVQDAEDSHPPLLALVDLSGVPPEDQDTYCELMAGAEEHRLFDYVRGPLWRATLVRRSPTEHVLVLSAAHLLLDAPSVQLVVRHLAEAYEGIAPPARQEQYRDFVRRAARPPSDADRRLDHWRRVLSPLPAPLDVRTDYPAAPPPVFLRETTPFRAEADPEALAGLRGRTGVTPYLIHVAAYVAALADLCGARRVVVGSTLTRLELKPDPHAVGHFADLVLLPIEVRPEHTFGELLERVRDTALDAYDNQLPYLRIADAIDPDFTARRPWPARALYHVWVRGSVLNADLGPPERIGDAEVRPFEFTRETCYPIELDGDRYAHVYGQNVVPTLYAGPTGLEGEMTYNRAVFTPSGAQRYVDRHCQNLEHMLKDPQTRIGEVWHDSGR; encoded by the coding sequence ATGACCGCGTCCGGCGATCCGGTTCCGCTCAGTCCGCAGCAGGAGTGGATCTGGGAGAGCATGCGCTTCATGAACCCGGACGACGCGGCGATGACCAGGACCAATGTCTGTCTGGCGTTCACGTTGCGCGGTCCCCTGGACACCGGGCGGCTCGAACGGGCGCTGGCCGATGTCCGCCGACGGCACGAGGCGCTGCGCACCAGCCTCAGCGACCTGGGCACCGCACCCCACACCCACGTCCAGGACGCGGAGGACTCGCACCCGCCCCTCCTCGCCCTGGTGGATCTCTCCGGCGTGCCACCGGAGGATCAGGACACCTACTGCGAGCTGATGGCCGGCGCCGAGGAGCACCGCCTCTTCGACTACGTCCGGGGCCCGCTGTGGCGGGCGACCCTGGTGCGCCGCTCCCCGACGGAGCATGTGCTGGTCCTGTCCGCCGCCCATCTGCTGCTGGACGCACCCTCGGTGCAGCTGGTCGTCCGCCACCTGGCCGAGGCGTACGAGGGGATCGCCCCTCCGGCCCGGCAGGAGCAGTACCGCGACTTCGTGCGGCGGGCCGCCCGGCCGCCCTCGGACGCCGACCGGCGTCTGGACCACTGGCGCCGGGTGCTCAGCCCCCTGCCCGCCCCGCTCGACGTCCGCACCGACTATCCCGCGGCCCCACCGCCGGTCTTCCTGCGGGAGACGACGCCGTTCCGGGCCGAGGCCGATCCGGAGGCCCTCGCCGGGCTCCGCGGCCGGACGGGCGTCACCCCCTATCTGATCCATGTCGCGGCCTATGTGGCCGCCCTCGCGGACCTCTGCGGGGCACGGCGCGTCGTGGTCGGATCCACGCTGACCCGGCTGGAGCTCAAACCGGATCCGCATGCGGTCGGGCACTTCGCCGATCTGGTGCTGCTGCCGATCGAAGTGCGCCCCGAGCACACCTTCGGCGAGCTTCTGGAACGCGTCAGGGACACCGCGCTCGACGCCTACGACAACCAGTTGCCGTATCTGCGCATCGCCGACGCGATCGACCCGGACTTCACGGCCAGACGGCCCTGGCCGGCGAGGGCGCTGTACCACGTGTGGGTGCGCGGCAGCGTCCTCAACGCGGACCTGGGCCCGCCGGAACGCATCGGCGACGCCGAGGTCCGTCCCTTCGAGTTCACCAGGGAGACCTGCTATCCCATCGAGCTGGACGGCGATCGGTACGCGCATGTCTACGGCCAGAACGTGGTGCCCACCCTCTACGCCGGCCCGACCGGGCTGGAGGGCGAGATGACGTACAACCGCGCGGTCTTCACCCCGAGCGGCGCACAGCGCTACGTCGACCGCCACTGCCAGAATCTGGAACACATGCTCAAGGACCCCCAGACGCGGATCGGGGAGGTGTGGCATGACAGCGGCCGCTGA
- a CDS encoding non-ribosomal peptide synthetase — protein sequence MTAAADPPGHGRPARTHDLVRDAALRWPNRPALIEGATVLSYGQLDRRAEDLARALVARGAAGDMTIGVGAPRSAEHVIAALAVWKAGGVYVPLATDLPPARIADMLGIAGVRLTVGPGLTISEVADPPVDQPLAGLPPAPEGEDGAVACVYFTSGSTGRPKAVALTHAGIVNEALWSHDAFSIRPEDRSGWLASPGFAISRWELWTPLTAGAAIAVSEEGPVREPGALRDWLLDQGVTWSIVVTGLAERLFGVPWPANCPLRLLVTGGEQLRVWPRGLPFEVVNSYGVTEASSVRLAARLGPFEGSTFEGSTGPLPSVGRPIRGTRVHVLDDALVPVPDGEVGELFIGGVGLARGYLGDPEQTARRFVPDPFHGGGRRLYRTGDLVRVDEKGRVEFVRRLNDDPKVNGVRVDLAAVEAALLASPGVTGAAAAIRVHDGERPRLVGYLVADDDRPAPDEVIDAVARRLPPQMVPGVLVRLPSLPLLSSGKVDRGRLPEPTADIVFRGRPATARDETEQQVIDVFREVLGRSDIGAHDDFFGLGGDSMGVARVRQSLLERHGIDVPYTLIFRQRTPRRICRAASDGGEEPR from the coding sequence ATGACAGCGGCCGCTGACCCGCCCGGACACGGCCGTCCGGCCCGCACCCACGACCTGGTGCGCGACGCCGCACTACGGTGGCCCAACCGGCCGGCGCTGATCGAGGGCGCCACCGTCCTCAGCTACGGCCAACTCGACCGGCGTGCGGAAGACTTGGCCCGGGCCCTGGTGGCACGGGGCGCGGCCGGCGACATGACCATCGGGGTCGGCGCGCCACGCTCCGCCGAGCATGTGATCGCCGCGCTCGCCGTGTGGAAGGCCGGTGGCGTCTATGTGCCACTGGCGACGGATCTGCCCCCGGCCCGGATCGCGGACATGCTGGGAATCGCCGGAGTGCGGCTGACGGTGGGTCCGGGGCTGACCATCAGCGAGGTCGCGGATCCCCCCGTGGACCAGCCACTCGCCGGTCTGCCGCCGGCTCCGGAGGGTGAGGACGGCGCTGTCGCCTGCGTCTACTTCACCTCGGGCTCGACCGGCCGTCCCAAGGCGGTGGCCCTCACGCACGCGGGCATCGTGAACGAGGCGCTGTGGTCCCATGACGCCTTCTCGATCCGCCCCGAGGACCGCAGTGGCTGGCTGGCCTCCCCCGGATTCGCCATCTCACGATGGGAGTTGTGGACTCCGCTGACCGCGGGCGCGGCCATCGCCGTCTCCGAGGAAGGCCCCGTCCGCGAGCCGGGGGCGCTCCGTGACTGGCTGCTGGACCAGGGGGTGACCTGGAGCATCGTGGTGACCGGGCTCGCGGAACGGCTCTTCGGCGTCCCCTGGCCGGCCAACTGCCCGCTGCGCCTGCTGGTGACGGGCGGTGAGCAACTGCGGGTCTGGCCCCGCGGGCTGCCCTTCGAGGTCGTCAACTCCTACGGTGTCACCGAGGCGTCCAGTGTCCGCCTCGCGGCCCGGCTCGGCCCCTTTGAGGGGTCCACCTTTGAGGGGTCCACCGGACCTCTCCCCTCCGTGGGCCGTCCGATCCGCGGTACCCGGGTCCATGTGCTCGACGACGCACTGGTCCCGGTGCCCGACGGGGAGGTCGGAGAGCTGTTCATCGGCGGTGTCGGGCTGGCCCGCGGCTACCTCGGCGACCCGGAACAGACCGCACGGCGCTTCGTACCCGATCCGTTCCACGGCGGCGGGCGGCGCCTGTACCGCACCGGTGATCTGGTGCGTGTCGATGAGAAGGGGCGGGTGGAATTCGTCCGCCGGCTGAACGACGACCCGAAGGTCAACGGTGTCCGCGTCGATCTCGCGGCCGTCGAGGCCGCGCTGCTCGCCTCGCCCGGGGTCACCGGGGCCGCGGCCGCGATCCGTGTCCACGACGGGGAGCGGCCACGGCTGGTGGGGTATCTGGTCGCGGACGACGACCGGCCGGCCCCCGATGAGGTGATCGACGCGGTCGCCCGGCGGCTGCCCCCTCAGATGGTGCCCGGGGTCCTGGTGCGCCTCCCCTCCCTGCCGCTGCTGTCCAGCGGGAAGGTGGACCGCGGCCGGCTCCCGGAACCCACGGCGGACATCGTGTTCCGCGGTCGTCCGGCCACGGCGCGGGACGAGACCGAACAGCAGGTCATCGACGTCTTCCGGGAGGTCCTCGGCCGCTCGGACATCGGCGCCCACGACGACTTCTTCGGCTTGGGCGGGGACTCCATGGGCGTCGCCCGGGTGCGGCAGTCCCTCCTGGAACGGCACGGCATCGACGTCCCCTACACCCTCATCTTCCGTCAGCGGACCCCGCGCCGGATCTGTAGGGCCGCGAGCGACGGCGGGGAGGAGCCCCGGTGA
- a CDS encoding pyridoxamine 5'-phosphate oxidase family protein, with the protein MKLTRDDDGTFPGLDKAPFDVDAFLARPLVARLATEGPRVRPVWFLWADHAFWVLTGPWARLEERLERAPVFELVVDSCDLATGTVHQVIARGHGRVVDFDTDRGRRKLTRYLGEREELWDARFSLRDDPSARGTRWALLEPDTLWIADLSFRPPREARTDRP; encoded by the coding sequence ATGAAGCTCACCAGGGACGACGACGGAACCTTCCCGGGTCTCGACAAGGCCCCGTTCGACGTGGACGCGTTCCTGGCCCGGCCCCTGGTGGCCCGGCTGGCCACCGAGGGCCCACGGGTGCGGCCCGTGTGGTTCCTGTGGGCGGACCACGCCTTCTGGGTGCTCACGGGCCCCTGGGCCCGGCTGGAGGAGCGACTGGAGCGCGCGCCGGTCTTCGAACTCGTGGTGGACTCGTGCGACCTCGCGACCGGCACCGTTCACCAGGTCATCGCCCGTGGCCACGGCCGGGTGGTGGACTTCGACACGGACCGGGGCCGCCGCAAGCTCACCCGGTACCTGGGCGAACGGGAGGAGCTGTGGGACGCCCGGTTCAGCCTGCGCGACGACCCGTCCGCCCGGGGCACCCGCTGGGCCCTGCTGGAGCCCGACACCCTGTGGATCGCGGACCTGTCCTTCCGCCCGCCCCGCGAAGCGCGAACGGACCGCCCATGA
- a CDS encoding MFS transporter yields the protein MSTDTTDETAGGAAGHRTYRQVLTGNPRLAVLLAGYVVSSVGDGILLIALPLLAIRHHGQLSAPVAVGLVMTAPYVLSTVLALSIGLGRLRLPTRAVVITDSALRTVLFTVVGLAAMADRIDIRFLVVALLLGSVLHQTASSSRRLVATGMAGKDELFTVNGLLGFANSLALYVVGPAVGGAVTVAFGADVAVLLEALSFLLLFGAVALVVPPQPRAPRAERSTESGWRILRLRPVAARLFFVVFFFNLSYMPVEVALPVLVNGDLHGDGNTLGLIWTAFGAGALLGGALTGFLRKLHQQAVLVAVIALWGGSVVLLALAPSGPVAMCAFALADSSTPPSHPSPTPLCSRNSRPMSSSR from the coding sequence ATGAGCACGGACACCACGGACGAGACGGCGGGCGGGGCCGCCGGCCACCGCACCTACCGCCAGGTGCTGACGGGGAACCCGCGCCTGGCCGTACTGCTCGCCGGCTATGTGGTCTCCAGCGTGGGCGACGGCATCCTGCTGATCGCCCTGCCGCTGCTGGCCATACGCCACCACGGGCAGCTCTCCGCCCCCGTGGCGGTCGGCCTGGTGATGACCGCGCCCTATGTGCTGTCGACCGTGCTCGCCCTCAGCATCGGCCTGGGACGGCTGCGACTGCCCACCCGGGCCGTGGTCATCACCGACAGCGCGCTGCGCACCGTCCTCTTCACGGTGGTGGGCCTCGCCGCCATGGCCGACCGGATCGACATCCGGTTCCTGGTGGTGGCGCTGCTCCTCGGGTCCGTCCTGCATCAGACGGCCTCCAGCAGCCGGCGCCTCGTCGCCACCGGTATGGCCGGGAAGGACGAGCTCTTCACCGTCAACGGACTGCTGGGCTTCGCCAACAGCCTGGCGCTCTACGTCGTGGGGCCGGCGGTCGGTGGCGCGGTCACGGTCGCGTTCGGAGCGGACGTGGCCGTCCTCCTCGAAGCGCTCAGCTTCCTCTTGCTGTTCGGGGCCGTCGCGCTCGTCGTGCCGCCACAGCCGAGAGCGCCCCGGGCGGAGCGGTCGACGGAGTCCGGGTGGCGGATCCTGCGGCTGCGTCCCGTGGCCGCCCGCCTGTTCTTCGTGGTCTTCTTCTTCAATCTGTCCTATATGCCGGTGGAAGTGGCGCTTCCGGTGCTGGTCAACGGGGATCTCCACGGGGACGGAAACACCCTGGGCCTCATCTGGACCGCCTTCGGCGCCGGGGCGTTGCTCGGCGGGGCGCTCACCGGGTTCCTGCGGAAACTGCACCAGCAGGCCGTCCTGGTGGCGGTCATCGCGCTGTGGGGCGGTTCGGTGGTACTGCTCGCCCTGGCCCCCTCCGGGCCGGTGGCGATGTGCGCCTTCGCCCTGGCGGACTCATCTACGCCCCCTTCACACCCATCGCCTACACCTTTGTGCAGTCGGAACTCCCGCCCCATGAGCAGCAGCCGGTGA
- a CDS encoding class I SAM-dependent methyltransferase: MQGYESSTYGDHMTDHDAIGWPAAKDEDAAVGFLVDVAKPGHALELGVGTGRVALPLAERGVRVTGIDASPVMLQQMADKPGSAQVRAVEGDFAEAAVEGTFDLVYAVQHTFFLLRDQETQIRCFQNVAARLAPGGAFVLQLFVPDPHRLIQPQASDALHVALDQVVLRVSKFDRVTQTVNRQYVAITEGGTKLYPMVFRYAWPTELDLMARLAGLRLEGRWDGWSRAPFTAEGGYVVVYRKPAEAV; this comes from the coding sequence GTGCAGGGATACGAATCGTCGACCTACGGCGACCACATGACCGACCACGACGCCATCGGCTGGCCGGCCGCGAAGGACGAGGACGCGGCGGTCGGGTTCCTCGTGGACGTGGCCAAGCCCGGCCATGCGCTGGAGCTCGGGGTGGGCACCGGGCGGGTCGCCCTGCCGCTGGCAGAGCGGGGGGTGCGGGTGACCGGCATCGACGCCTCCCCCGTCATGCTCCAGCAGATGGCCGACAAGCCGGGCAGCGCACAGGTGCGGGCCGTCGAGGGCGACTTCGCGGAGGCCGCCGTCGAGGGGACCTTCGACCTCGTCTACGCCGTCCAGCACACGTTCTTCCTGCTGCGCGACCAGGAGACCCAGATCCGCTGCTTCCAGAACGTGGCCGCGCGGCTGGCCCCCGGTGGCGCCTTCGTCCTCCAGCTGTTCGTCCCCGATCCGCACCGGCTGATCCAGCCGCAGGCCAGCGACGCCCTTCATGTGGCACTCGACCAGGTGGTCCTGCGGGTCTCGAAGTTCGACCGGGTGACGCAGACGGTCAACCGGCAGTACGTCGCGATCACCGAGGGCGGGACGAAGCTGTACCCCATGGTGTTCCGCTACGCGTGGCCCACCGAGCTGGACCTGATGGCACGGCTGGCGGGCCTCCGGCTGGAAGGGCGCTGGGACGGCTGGTCGCGGGCGCCCTTCACCGCGGAGGGCGGGTATGTCGTGGTCTACCGGAAGCCCGCCGAGGCGGTGTGA